One Lysinibacillus fusiformis genomic window carries:
- a CDS encoding aspartate/glutamate racemase family protein, translating into MKTIGLIGGMSWESSAEYYRLINESVKQQLGGLHSAKCILYSVDFQEIEHFQAAGEWAQAGQVLGEAAQSLEKAGADFIVICTNTMHKVLEVIAANITIPILHIADATALQIQQAGLQRIALLGTKYTMEQAFYKARVEGFGIEVLIPKEEERIGVNRIIYEELCLGTIEPASKAYYLQVIDMLIEAGAQGIILGCTEIGLLIEQADVAVPVFDTTVIHAQAAVALAVES; encoded by the coding sequence ATGAAAACAATCGGATTAATTGGTGGTATGAGTTGGGAGTCTTCCGCTGAATATTACCGTCTGATCAATGAAAGCGTGAAGCAACAACTAGGCGGTTTGCATTCAGCAAAATGTATTTTGTACAGTGTTGATTTTCAGGAAATCGAACATTTCCAAGCAGCAGGCGAGTGGGCACAAGCTGGGCAAGTGCTAGGAGAAGCGGCACAATCTTTAGAGAAAGCGGGAGCAGATTTCATTGTGATTTGTACAAATACGATGCATAAGGTGTTGGAAGTAATTGCGGCGAATATCACAATTCCTATTTTACATATTGCCGATGCAACGGCACTTCAAATTCAACAGGCCGGATTACAAAGAATTGCACTACTTGGCACTAAATATACGATGGAGCAAGCATTCTATAAAGCGAGAGTCGAAGGATTTGGCATCGAGGTACTGATTCCAAAAGAAGAAGAGCGCATCGGCGTGAATCGAATCATTTATGAGGAACTTTGTTTAGGCACGATTGAGCCTGCTTCAAAAGCATATTATTTACAAGTGATCGACATGTTGATTGAAGCAGGGGCGCAGGGTATTATTCTTGGCTGTACAGAGATTGGTTTATTGATTGAGCAGGCAGATGTAGCGGTACCTGTTTTCGATACAACCGTTATCCATGCGCAAGCTGCAGTGGCACTGGCGGTTGAATCGTAG